Proteins encoded in a region of the Streptomyces akebiae genome:
- the murG gene encoding undecaprenyldiphospho-muramoylpentapeptide beta-N-acetylglucosaminyltransferase, translated as MHVVLAGGGTAGHIEPALALADALRRQDPTVGITALGTERGLETRLVPERGYELALIPAVPLPRKPTPELITVPGRLRGTIKATEQILERTKADAVVGFGGYVALPGYLAAKRLGVPIIVHEANARPGLANKIGSRYAAKVAVSTPDSKLRDARYIGIPLRRAIATLDRAAARPEARAMFGLDPNLPTLLVSGGSQGARRLNEVVQQVAPYLQQAGIQILHAVGPKNELPQVHQMPGMPPYIPVPYVDRMDLAYAAADMMLCRAGAMTVAELSAVGLPAAYVPLPIGNGEQRLNAQPVVKAGGGLLVDDAELTPQWVQQNVLPVLADPHRLYEMSRAASEFGRRDADDLLVGMVYEAIASRRGHH; from the coding sequence GTGCATGTCGTACTCGCCGGTGGCGGAACCGCCGGTCACATCGAGCCCGCGCTCGCCCTCGCGGACGCCCTGCGCAGGCAGGACCCGACCGTGGGCATCACGGCCCTGGGCACGGAGCGCGGCCTTGAGACACGCCTCGTCCCCGAGCGGGGCTACGAACTCGCGCTGATCCCCGCCGTACCCCTGCCGCGCAAGCCCACCCCCGAGCTGATCACCGTGCCCGGTCGGCTGCGCGGCACGATCAAGGCGACCGAGCAGATCCTGGAGCGCACCAAGGCGGACGCGGTCGTCGGCTTCGGCGGCTATGTCGCCCTGCCCGGCTACCTCGCCGCCAAGCGCCTCGGGGTGCCGATCATCGTCCACGAGGCCAACGCCCGACCCGGTCTCGCCAACAAGATCGGCTCCCGGTACGCCGCGAAGGTCGCCGTCTCCACTCCCGACAGCAAGCTGCGCGACGCCCGCTACATCGGCATCCCGCTGCGCCGCGCCATCGCCACCCTCGACCGGGCCGCGGCCCGCCCCGAGGCCCGCGCGATGTTCGGCCTCGACCCGAACCTGCCGACCCTGCTGGTGTCCGGCGGCTCCCAGGGCGCCCGCCGCCTCAACGAGGTCGTCCAGCAGGTCGCGCCCTACCTCCAGCAGGCCGGGATCCAGATCCTGCACGCGGTCGGCCCGAAGAACGAACTGCCGCAGGTGCACCAGATGCCGGGAATGCCCCCTTACATCCCGGTACCGTACGTGGACCGGATGGACCTCGCGTACGCCGCGGCCGACATGATGCTCTGCCGCGCGGGCGCGATGACCGTCGCCGAACTCTCCGCCGTCGGGCTCCCGGCCGCCTATGTCCCGCTGCCCATCGGCAACGGTGAACAGCGGCTGAACGCCCAGCCGGTGGTCAAGGCCGGCGGCGGGCTGCTGGTCGACGACGCGGAACTGACGCCCCAGTGGGTGCAGCAGAACGTGCTGCCCGTGCTCGCCGACCCGCACCGGCTGTACGAGATGTCCCGCGCCGCAAGCGAGTTCGGTCGCCGGGACGCCGACGACCTGCTCGTCGGGATGGTGTACGAGGCGATCGCGTCGCGCCGCGGACACCACTAG
- a CDS encoding cell division protein FtsQ/DivIB, translated as MAGPTSTAERGADEDLDSGPPPRRLPGPRALIAAAIALILLGGATLWVLYGSSWLRADRVSVSGTRVLTETQVREAAAVPLGDPLISVDLDAVESRLLKELPRIDSVEVIRSWPHEIGLKVSERTPVLIVEAADNSGKYVEVDAKGVRFATVSRAPEGVPVLELTVSRSGSSAASLRRFGEDRLVRAAVGVAGSIPAAIAHETLVVKVRSYDSISLELSGDRTVAWGSAEKGRAKARALAALLKAAPDAGHFDVSVPTAPASSGS; from the coding sequence GTGGCCGGACCGACCAGCACCGCCGAGCGCGGCGCGGACGAGGATCTGGACTCCGGCCCGCCGCCCCGGCGGCTCCCCGGCCCCCGGGCGCTGATCGCCGCCGCGATCGCCCTGATCCTGCTGGGGGGCGCCACCCTCTGGGTCCTGTACGGCTCCTCGTGGCTGCGGGCCGACCGGGTCTCCGTGTCGGGCACCCGGGTGCTGACCGAGACCCAGGTGCGCGAGGCGGCCGCCGTGCCGCTCGGCGATCCGCTGATTTCCGTCGACCTCGACGCCGTCGAGTCGCGGCTGCTCAAGGAATTGCCCCGAATCGACTCGGTCGAGGTCATCCGCTCATGGCCCCATGAAATCGGGCTGAAAGTGAGCGAACGTACTCCGGTTCTGATTGTCGAAGCGGCCGATAATTCGGGCAAGTACGTCGAAGTGGACGCGAAAGGGGTGCGTTTTGCCACGGTTTCACGCGCCCCGGAAGGCGTTCCCGTACTGGAATTGACGGTGTCCCGGTCGGGTTCGTCCGCCGCCAGTCTGCGGCGATTCGGCGAGGACCGGCTCGTGCGGGCGGCCGTGGGGGTCGCCGGTTCGATTCCGGCCGCAATCGCCCACGAGACCCTGGTCGTCAAGGTCCGCTCCTACGACTCCATCTCGCTGGAGTTGAGCGGAGACCGTACGGTCGCGTGGGGGAGCGCGGAGAAGGGGCGTGCGAAGGCCCGTGCGCTCGCCGCCCTGCTGAAAGCGGCGCCGGACGCGGGGCACTTCGATGTGAGTGTCCCCACCGCGCCCGCGTCATCAGGGAGTTGA
- the ftsZ gene encoding cell division protein FtsZ — translation MAAPQNYLAVIKVIGVGGGGVNAINRMIEVGLKGVEFIAINTDAQALLMSDADVKLDVGRELTRGLGAGANPAVGRKAAEDHREEIEEVLKGADMVFVTAGEGGGTGTGGAPVVANIARSLGALTIGVVTRPFTFEGRRRANQAEDGIAELREEVDTLIVIPNDRLLSISDRQVSVLDAFKSADQVLLSGVQGITDLITTPGLINLDFADVKSVMSEAGSALMGIGSARGDDRAVAAAEMAISSPLLEASIDGARGVLLSISGGSDLGLFEINEAAQLVSEAAHPEANIIFGAVIDDALGDEVRVTVIAAGFDGGQPPAKRDNILGSAAAKREEPAPARPAENRPSFGSLGSVKPKEEPAAAPAPEPVNDVPVAPPVPPSRSYSDSAAEELDVPDFLK, via the coding sequence GTGGCAGCACCGCAGAACTACCTCGCAGTCATCAAAGTCATCGGTGTCGGCGGCGGTGGTGTCAATGCCATCAACCGGATGATCGAGGTCGGTCTCAAGGGCGTCGAGTTCATCGCCATCAACACCGACGCGCAAGCTCTGTTGATGAGCGACGCCGACGTCAAGCTCGACGTCGGCCGGGAACTCACCCGCGGACTCGGCGCCGGCGCCAACCCGGCCGTCGGCCGGAAGGCCGCCGAGGACCACCGCGAGGAGATCGAGGAGGTCCTCAAGGGGGCCGACATGGTCTTCGTGACGGCCGGCGAGGGCGGCGGCACCGGCACCGGCGGCGCGCCCGTCGTGGCCAACATCGCCCGCTCGCTGGGCGCCCTCACCATCGGCGTGGTCACCCGCCCGTTCACCTTCGAGGGCCGCCGCCGCGCCAACCAGGCCGAGGACGGCATCGCCGAGCTGCGCGAAGAGGTCGACACCCTCATCGTCATCCCGAACGACCGGCTGCTCTCCATCTCGGACCGCCAGGTCTCCGTGCTGGACGCGTTCAAGTCGGCCGACCAGGTCCTGCTCTCCGGTGTCCAGGGCATCACGGACCTGATCACCACCCCCGGTCTGATCAACCTCGACTTCGCCGACGTCAAGTCGGTCATGTCCGAGGCCGGTTCGGCCCTCATGGGCATCGGCTCGGCCCGCGGCGACGACCGCGCGGTGGCCGCCGCCGAGATGGCGATCTCCTCGCCGCTCCTGGAGGCCTCCATCGACGGCGCCCGCGGCGTCCTGCTCTCCATCTCCGGTGGCTCCGACCTCGGTCTGTTCGAGATCAACGAGGCCGCCCAGCTGGTCAGCGAGGCCGCGCACCCCGAGGCCAACATCATCTTCGGCGCGGTCATCGACGACGCCCTCGGCGACGAGGTCCGGGTCACGGTCATCGCGGCGGGCTTCGACGGCGGCCAGCCCCCGGCCAAGCGGGACAACATCCTCGGCTCGGCCGCGGCCAAGCGCGAGGAGCCCGCCCCGGCGCGGCCCGCCGAGAACCGCCCGTCCTTCGGCTCGCTCGGCAGCGTCAAGCCGAAGGAGGAGCCTGCGGCGGCGCCCGCCCCGGAGCCGGTGAACGACGTTCCGGTCGCCCCGCCGGTCCCGCCGTCCCGGTCCTACTCGGACAGCGCCGCGGAAGAGCTGGACGTGCCGGACTTCCTCAAGTGA
- the pgeF gene encoding peptidoglycan editing factor PgeF: protein MIGRRENVSGAHFAFTDRWGGVSAAPYEELNLGGAVGDDAAAVTTNRELAAKSLGLEPDRVVWMNQVHGADVAVVDGPWDSGSGSGSGSLPSVDAIVTTRRGLALAVLTADCVPVLLTDPVAGVAAAAHAGRPGMIAGVVPAAVRAMTELGADPARIVARTGPAVCGRCYEVPEAMRAEVATVEPAAYAETSWGTPSVDVCAGVHAQLERLGVHDREQSPVCTLESRDHFSYRRDGATGRLAGYVWLD from the coding sequence GTGATAGGACGGCGCGAGAACGTGAGCGGCGCGCACTTCGCCTTCACCGACAGGTGGGGCGGGGTGAGCGCCGCTCCGTATGAGGAGCTCAATCTCGGCGGGGCCGTCGGGGACGACGCCGCCGCCGTCACGACCAACCGGGAGCTGGCGGCCAAGTCGCTGGGCCTGGAACCCGACCGGGTCGTCTGGATGAACCAGGTGCACGGCGCGGACGTGGCCGTGGTCGACGGACCGTGGGACTCCGGATCCGGATCCGGTTCTGGCTCCCTCCCGTCCGTCGACGCGATCGTCACCACCCGGCGCGGTCTCGCGCTCGCCGTCCTCACCGCCGACTGCGTGCCCGTCCTGCTGACCGACCCCGTCGCCGGGGTCGCCGCCGCCGCGCACGCGGGTCGGCCCGGCATGATCGCCGGGGTCGTCCCCGCGGCGGTACGGGCCATGACCGAACTCGGCGCCGACCCCGCCCGGATCGTCGCCCGCACCGGACCCGCCGTCTGCGGCCGGTGTTACGAAGTGCCCGAGGCGATGCGCGCCGAGGTGGCCACCGTCGAGCCGGCGGCGTACGCCGAGACCAGTTGGGGCACACCCTCCGTAGATGTGTGCGCCGGAGTGCACGCACAGCTGGAGCGCCTCGGGGTGCACGACCGGGAGCAGTCGCCGGTGTGCACGCTGGAGTCGCGCGACCACTTCTCGTA